In Erigeron canadensis isolate Cc75 chromosome 1, C_canadensis_v1, whole genome shotgun sequence, a single window of DNA contains:
- the LOC122586049 gene encoding bidirectional sugar transporter N3-like, with protein sequence MAIFDVQHPLILIFGLLGNIVSTGVYFAPMPTFIQIHKKKSTMGFRSLPYVVALFSSLLWLYYSIIKEGNTFLLITINALGSFIEFIYVIIFIVYATPSGKRHTYKILGGTMALCLMISLGSFFFLDGSRRAFVVGWFCVAVSISVFAAPLTIVVQVVKTKSIEFMPITLSCFLTLSAMMWFAYGMVTRDLCVTVPNVLGFFLGLFQMGLYGYYKRKSKVQNLRDIKVPEHTINIRIFNSEVVPVDSSRSSGSNVEELKEKKTEEGGVNGGDGLEIVQQNEGLAKVVMDDEPCGVEVVTVKPIVIMCAA encoded by the exons ATGGCTATTTTTGATGTTCAGCATCCATTGATTTTGATATTTGGCCTTTTAG GTAACATTGTGTCCACCGGTGTTTACTTTGCTCCAAT GCCAACATTTATTCAAATCCACAAGAAAAAATCTACGATGGGGTTCCGGTCATTGCCTTATGTGGTGGCACTGTTTAGTTCATTGTTGTGGCTGTACTATTCGATCATCAAAGAAGGGAACACGTTCCTTCTTATCACTATTAACGCCCTTGGTTCATTCATCGAATTCATCTACGTCATCATCTTTATCGTATACGCTACACCCAGTGGAAAG AGGCACACATATAAAATTCTGGGTGGGACGATGGCATTGTGCCTTATGATTTCTCTCGGATCATTTTTCTTCTTGGATGGATCACGACGGGCTTTCGTTGTGGGTTGGTTTTGTGTTGCAGTTTCCATATCGGTTTTTGCAGCACCTCTTACTATCGTG GTTCAAGTTGTGAAAACGAAAAGCATCGAATTCATGCCAATCACCTTGTCATGCTTCCTCACGCTAAGCGCCATGATGTGGTTTGCTTATGGAATGGTCACCCGGGACCTATGTGTTAcg GTGCCAAATGTGTTAGGATTTTTTTTGGGACTGTTCCAAATGGGGCTATATGGTTATTACAAACGCAAAAGCAAGGTACAAAATCTCCGAGACATTAAGGTGCCGGAACACACAATAAACATAAGGATATTTAACTCGGAAGTAGTTCCCGTGGATTCAAGCCGGAGCAGTGGCAGTAACGTTGAAGAGCTCAAAGAAAAGAAGACCGAGGAAGGTGGAGTCAATGGTGGTGATGGACTAGAGATTGTGCAGCAAAATGAAGGCTTGGCAAAGGTGGTGATGGATGATGAACCTTGTGGGGTGGAAGTAGTGACTGTGAAGCCTATAGTTATTATGTGTGCagcttga